The Paenibacillus sp. G2S3 region TAAAAATATTCCCATTGTAGATACGAATACCTTCAAATATGCCGTCTCCATACAAAAAACCGTGATCAAAAACGGATACCTTTGCATTTTCCTTAGTTACGTGTTGTCCATCCAGATAGATCCATTGTTCAGCCATGAATTTACTGCACCTCCGCTTTCTCTTCCTCATAGGTGTATGTGGGATACGAGCCCAGAATCCGAACCTGACAGCCTAAAGCGCTAATCTCTTCGATAGCTCCTGGCAGCAGGACTGATTCTATCGGTTCCAGCACATCAATATAAAAATAATAAGTACCCAACTTCTTTTTCGTTGGTCGTGATTCAATACGCGATAAATTTAGCTTCCGCCAAGAAAAGGCAGCGAGGACCTGATGCAAAGCACCTGGAAAATCCTCCGGCAGCGTTACTAGGACACTCGTCTTTACACCATTGCTGCTCCGTGGAAGATCTACCTTCTGCGGGCCGACAAGGACAAATCGCGTGTAGTTGTTGTTGTGATCTGTAACTTTCCGATCTACAATCTCCAGCCCATGTGTGGCTGCGCCAAGTGCAGTACCAATCGCAGCCCAGCCCTTGCCAGGATTGTTCTTAACGATTTCAACAGCTTCAGAGGTACTTCCGACCGACTCCAGTTCAGCCCAAGGTGCATGCTTACGAACAAATTGCATACATTGTGCCATTGCAACAGGATGCGAAAGGATTTTTTTCATTTTAGTGAAATCCTTATTGCCGTTCGTATCTCTAAATTCCAGCGGGTGAGCGATGAGATTCTGTATCGATGGAAAGATCCATTCAGCCTGCATAGGTAGATCGACTTCATTGATGAGCCAATCAATATGAAGACTAACTGAGCCTTCAATAGTATTCTCAATCGGGATTACGCTGTAATCAGTGATGCCACCAGCCGTAGAGAGAAAGACATCGGAAATTAACTTGTGATGCACAATTTTTACAGGCTCGCCGTTAAACAAATGCAGCAGCGCTTCGTGAGATACGGAGCCCTGCGGCAATACCGCTATTGATTTCATGACCGTACTTCTCCTTTTATCATATCCAAAAATGATACGTTTTGCATCTCGTTTCTTTGAAGCAACTCTGATGTAACACCTGAAGTACAAGGCATCAGCCAGCAAGTCTGAGCAGAGATGCCGTGTTCTTGCATCGTATTCTTCAGGAAAGCCTCAAGCTCATGCTTACGAGTCTCCTGGCGATCAACTAAACACAGTAGGGTAGGACCGGCACCGCTAAGTGCGATTCCTAAAGCACCATGGCTAGGCGCTTCCGCGAGCAGCTTCTCCATGCCTGGAATAAGTGCTGCACGATAGGGCTGATGCAGACGATCCTGCATCGCTCTACTGATCAGGTCAAGCCGACCTGACGCAAACGAGGCTGTCATTAAAGAAGTTCTGCTGATGTTGTACACAGCATCACTAACTGAGATTTCTGTTGGAAGCACTCCCCGTGCTTTTGTGGTTTCCAGCTCGAATTCAGGAATAACCACAAGAACCTCAAGATCTTGTGGTGGTTCAAGGCGAACGTAATCCGCATGAGCACCGTCCCACACTGCGGTAATGATGCCACCAAATAAGGAAGCTCCTACATTGTCAGGATGCTTCTCAAGCTGGGTAGCCATATCAAACAGCTTGGCATCATCGAGCGGAGAGCCGATCATCGTATTAGCTGCGACCATGCCCCCAATGATGGCCGAAGCACTGCTGCCCAGTCCACGCGTAAGCGGAATCTCAGAGTACATCGAGATAGATATTTCAGGCACCGCAACGCCTGCCTCTGCAAATACCATTTGAGCGACCTGATAGAGTAAATTACTCTTATCCCGAGCCACTCCCTTCATCTCGTCACCATATAGATGAAAAACTGTCTCCTCTGCTTCCTCCATCTCAATCCAGGCATACAGCGGCAAAGCCATGCCAAGAGTATCGAAGCCCGGACCAAGATTGGCAGTACTAGCAGGTACTTTAACCCTTGCTACTCCATAAGTACTCATAACAGGTGCAATCTCCTTACTCATTGATTAAATATAGAAAGTATAGTGCAGCTACAGTTCTAACCTTCCACACGATAATGACTCTTGATCCGGTGGATGACTTTCAGTTCCTTAAAGTGGCGCAGCACTTTGTTCATACTAGCTTTACTGGCGTTATGGGTAACAATAATAATTTCCGCATCAGGATTATTTGGGTTGGCTTGTTGAACTACCGAATCAAGACTCACGTCATACTCGGCAAACACCTGAGTAATCTTGGCCAATACGCCTGCTTTATCGTCAACGTGTAAAAGTAGGAAGTTCTTATAAAAGATATCCTCATCACTCTTAAGCTTCTTCTGCTTATAAGGTACTTTTTGCTTCAATCCATTGACACCCAGCTTGAGGTTCTTAATAATAGCTACCAAGTCAGCTACCACCGAAGTTGCTGTTGGCATTGCACCCGCACCCGCGCCATAGAACATCGTCTCTCCTACTGCTTCACCGTACACATAAACTGCATTGAAGACACCATTTACGGATGCAAGTGGGTGACTTGCTCGAATTAAGGTCGGTTGAACACTGATACTGAATTCCTCATCCTGACGTTCAGCAATGCCTAGCAGTTTGATTTCGTATCCGAGACGCTTTGCAAAAGCAATATCGGCTTTACTCACTTCTGAAATCCCGCTCACACTGACGTCATGTAGCTCCACGTTAGTGCGGAAGCCTAAGGTTCCGAGAATCGCCATTTTGCGGGCAGCATCCAGACCTTCAACATCGGAAGTTGGATCAGCCTCTGCATATCCTAGATCTTGCGCTTCTTTTAACACATCACTATAGGAGGCGCCTTCTTGACTCATCTTGGTTAGTATGTAATTAGTTGTTCCATTCACAATACCTATAATCTTCATGATCTTATCTGAAGAAAAGCCTTCGATAAGCGTCCGAATAATCGGAATACCACCTGCAACACTAGCCTCATAAAAAACATCACATTGCTTCTCTTGCGCCTTAGCCAGAATCTCCGAACCGTGCAGCGCCATCAAATCCTTGTTCGCAGTTACGACGTGCTTACCACGTTCCAAAGCTTCAAGGATATATTCCTTCGTTCCATCGATACCACCCATCACTTCAACAATTACATCAATCTCAGGATCACGAATAACATCCCATGGATCTGTTGTTATTTTGGCAGGGTCGACCTCAATATCACGTGGCTTATTGGAATTATTCACCGCTATGCGCTCAATGAGTATTGGAGAGCCTACTTGACTGCTCAAATCCTCCTGATTTCCTTCCACGATACGAACTACACCTGTACCAACAGTTCCCAGACCCAGCAATCCTACTTTAACCGGCTTCATCAGTATCCTCCTAAAAGTTTTCGTATATAAATTCTCTATCCCTGTCCAACGATTAGGGCGCGCTTCACTCCCGGAATATCCTTCAGGCTATCAAGCATCTCTCCGAGCTCCTCATTCAAATGTGAGATTTCCACGGAGATCACCACATTCGCTCGTCCTTGTAGCGGGATACTCTGGTGAATCGTCAGCACGTTAGCCCCATGCCCCGCCACAGATCCTAGAACCTTGGAGAGCATCCCAGATTCATGTTCCAAATCCATAGAGATCGTAACAATTCGCTCACGTTCGAGCTGATGGATCAGGTGAATGCCATCCTTGTATTTATAAAAAGCACTTCGGCTTAATCCTACCTGTTCTACACCCTCATGTACGGTCTTCGCATCCCCGGCCTCAAGCAATTGTTTGACCTGCATAGTCTTAAGTACAGCATCAGGTAATATGTCCTCACGGACCAAATAATAGCGTTCTTTCACGAACGTCCTCACCTCAAAGACTTTTGTGTTTTCTTAGTGGACATTATATCGGAAAAGACTTATAAAATGCAATAACTTTATATGTATACTCTGAGGTCGGGGAGTTAGTTGGAGCAAAACCCCAGATTCCTGGGGGCAGTAGGCACTCGTATGTACTCTAACTGTATGGAATCGTCGTCCCGCAATAATCACAGATCTTGTCCTGACCAGGAAGTACTCTACTCTTAGCACCGCAACTCGGACAAACGATGGATTTCGGCAGTTGGACAGGTGGCTTAGGCCTATTCTCCGGTAATGACTGCCGCCCAGATGATGGTTGGTTCTCTGATGCCGCGGAGGGCTGTGCCCGGTCAGGATGCACAAGATTGGGCGGTTGTTTATCTAAGAGCTTAACACGTCCTTCATAATAGACAAGATCAGAAGCAAGTAACCCCCATCTCACCAAATACCGTAGGTCTCTACGTACATCATCTTCACTTTGTTTCGTGATATCAGCTAAATTACCAATATGTCTAACATCATCCACTATGATCAGCATGAGATACTTCTTGCACAGAAAATCAAAGTTTTCTGTTGCGAAGGTAGCCCTCCCTGCAAAGCTGTCCGCCGGAATTATAAAGATCAAGTAGAGGACCACCAGAATGATTAATAAAGTGAACCACTTAAAATCCCCTTTGTAGGTCCCCACGGCGAAGAGGACGGCAAGTTCCATAAAAGCTCCCATACATACATGATAGAGCAATTTGTAGTTAAATGATTTCCGCTCATTCTTATAATGAGTGCTTACAAAACGAAGCATCGCAAGTACAAACCCAAGCGGAGCAAACAAATAGGCAATCGCCATGATGATTCGATCAAACACTGTCTGGTCTCGCTTGTTACGGTAGCGAAGGTTATTCTCAGGCGCACGCACCAGTGCTTGTGCCCGTTTGGAATAAATAAGCTTCGGCGGCAATTTTACAAATGGATTGTCTACACGTCCTTCATAATAAACAATATCTGGAGAAAGTACTCCCTGATCTTTTAAATATTCCAAAACCTCGCGGACGTTCTCTTCACTGAATCCGCGAATATCGGATAGGCTGCCGATATGCCTTATGCCGTCCACAAGAACCAATGCGATATAGTCATTGCAAAGATAGGTGAATCCCTCTCTCCATCCTACGGCCCTAACCGACAATTTGATGGCGGGAATCCTAAACAATGCGTAGATAATCACCAGCCTGATCAAGAGTGCGACATAATCGATTTGACCAAGTAGCTTGCTAATTATGAAATAGATCGCCAATTCTACAAAGGCACCCATACACGCATGATAAAACAGGTTAATATTGCTTGCTTTGCGCTGTCTCTTGGAATGTGTAGATAATAACCGAATGGCAGCCAATATAAAGCCAACCGGAGCAAATACATACGCAAACACAATAGTCGTATAATCAAACGCCGTCCGCTCATATTCATGCTTATATATCGGTTTGCCTGTTGTTGGTGGCTGCCTTCGTATATCCAATTTACTCATCTTATATCTCCCCTAGTTAAGTTATATCTACAATGCACAGGGAGAACCTTGGCATTAACTGTACGATATCATCGTGCCACAGTATTCACAGCTCTTTGACTGACTAGGCTGAACCGTGTTCTGTGCTCCGCAGCCCGGACAACGGATGGACTTAGGCAGCAGTGGTGAGGACTGCGGTTGAGAATGAATCTGCTGTCCCGAAGCTTGGGCTTCGAAGCCTGAAGTCCTTCCATGATGTACAAGATTAGGTGCTGCCATGGATGGATCTGGCGTCTGACGCCCCTCGGAAAGTACAATATCAATATCCAATAATCCTTTATTCTTTAGATACTGGACATCTCTCCGTACATCGCTATCGCTTTGACCTATCCGTTCAGATATACTGCCGACATATCGGATATTTTTATTTTGAATCAGCTCTATATAAGAAGTGTTAAGCTTAGAAAGTGTATATTTAGCTTTTGCTGTCACACTCGCAAGAATAAAAGCCGGAATCAAAAATATGACTGCAAGGAAAATCTGGATCGTTAATAATTCGGAAGCTCCAGTGTTTCCACTCATGGTATCCACGAACATTGCAATCGAGAGTTCAACAAATCCTCCGATAAATACATGCATGATCAGATTTAGATTGGTGGGTCTCCGATGATTTTTATAATGAGTTAGCATCAAACGTAACAATGCAAGAACGAGTCCAATGGGTGTGAATAGATATGCTGCTGCAAGAATGACATAATCAAACCCAGTCCGGTCTAATTTAATCAGAGGAACCGCTACACTCCCCGCTGGGGTCGGTGACGGCTCTTGTATGTTCAATCTGTTCATGTAGTTATTTCCTCCTATTTAAGTGCCGCTAATTCATGATTTCGCCGTTCAAGTGTAGCCTCAATACTCTCGGCCATTTCGTTGATTTCAGCTTGCCAGTTCTCATGTGGCTCATTAGTCATGAGCAGAAGCTTCACATGATCATGCAATAGGGAGATCTGCTGATGCATGATATCCTCAGTAGCATATAAAGACGGATCTGATACAGGATCACTGAACTTGAATTGATCTCGTAATTCATTGAGTACCTTCACAAGCTGTTCAGATTCGGAATTCTTCCAGCTACTCGCCAGCACACTAATCTCGTTTAATTCACTCTGGTGCTGCCGAAATGCTTGCAAGGACCTCTTCACTTGCTGCTCTTCAGTCTCGGCATTCCATCCATAAATCCTGATCACAGGTAGTGTGATTCCACCAATCAAAAGAATCAGCAGTTGAACGGCAGCATACCACAGAGGCGACAACTCCAGCAGCCAATCGAAAACAATAGCGGATACAAATACGACAGCCGCATAGATTCCCGTGATGAATGCACCACTGATAAGAACGGGTGAGGTTCGCTGCACACTTCCTGCAGTACGGAGCCAAAAAATACAATAGCCATACACTACGCTCTCAGCCAACAGAACAGCAACAAGCGAAGTCACGAATCGAAACAGCGATTCAGAGAACCCTAACCCTAAAAAGGAGAACACCGTTAGTATTATAGCAGCCACATAAATAATGGTGATGATACGAATATAGCTTTTGCCCTTGTTCATTACGTCCTCCTTCAGCCTGCTTTCGTTCCACACTCGGCACAAAATTTCTGTCCGGGCTTCAGCTCATGCCCACAGCCTCCGCATTTAATAACCAAGCTGTCTCCACAATGAGGACAGAATTTCACCCCTGGCGATACCATTTCTCCACATTTACCACAGGCTTTAGGCATTTCTTTTCCACAAGAGACACAGGAAGATGCACCCTCAGGATTATCTGCCCCACAGGTTGGACAAGCACGATAAGGATTGCCACAGCCAGGACAGAACTTAGCTCCAGCTTTCAGTTCATGTCCACATTCCAAACAATTGATCTTGTTTCCGGACGGTGTGCTTTGCTGAATGCTCTCCAGAGCATGCCCACAGCCACTGCAGAACCTTCCCTCAACAGAATTCATAACCCCACACTTCGAACAGGAGCGCTCTTGGCGTACAACTGTAGTTCCTGAATCAAAACTCATCCCTCGGGTCATACGAGTCACCATATCCATAGCCGGGCCAGCAAATCCCATACCAAGTCCAAGCCCCATCCCGGTATTCATCATGCCCACTCCAAGATTGCCAGGATTGCCTGCTGCTTTTTCCATCGTGTTAAAGCCCCGCTCCTGCTGGTAGTTGAAGCCGATAATATCCATTTCTGCTTTTTTAGCTAAAGCTTCCTTTAATCGAATCGTTGCCGGATCATCATCAGGAATATTAATCGAATCAATATAGAAATTATTCAGCTCAAGACCATTATCCAGAAAAGTCGATGCTAACCGCCCCTGAATATGCTTTGAGATCTCTGCAACATAGGCATTAATCTCCAAGATACTGATTTGCTTATGCACAAGGTAGGATGAGATCAGTTCATTTATATTCGACATAAGCAAGCCGCGAAAATAATTTACGAGCGTATCGTGATCAAACTGAGGAAGCGTTCCAACGAGCTGCAACAAAAATTTACGTGGATTATCCACCTTTACACCAAACTGTCCGAAGGAACGAACAGAAATCATGATTTTGTATTTAGGATCCTGGAGTTGTAAAGGTGCGCTTGTTCCCCATTTAACATTCATCGAATTGGTTTTGTTCACGTACCATACTTCTGCTGTGAATGGTGACTTCCCACCGAAAGGAAGATTAACGATATTAGATAAAATAGGAATATTAGCGGTGCTCAGGGTATGCCGCCCTGCCGTAAAGGAATCAAGCGCTTGTCCGCCCTTGAATAGGATCGCTTCCTGAGATTCATTAACGATTAGCTGTGTCCATGTCCCTAGCTCTTGGTTAGGATATTTCCATGCGAAAATCCCCGGAGGACCGTCGTACTTCACCACTTCTATAATTGCCATCTGCTATTCCCTCTTTCATCATCTATGATATATGAATAACGTATGCGTTCCCGGATGGGAAATTGTGTATTTCGATATTTATTGTATACGATATATATCGTGTTTTGGGTTCTTTTCATGAAAAAAATATACTCGATATGTAAACAAGTATAAACGACTTTGACGTCCTTATAAGGACGGTAAGCGTTTAAGCGAGAAATATAAGACATATAGTATGGTGTGAAACTTATACTTTCTTATATTTAAAAAAAGCGTGACTTGTGTCTTCCTTTACAGGAGAACACAAGTCACGCTTTGTAATCAGCTAAATATTAATAGTAACTACTATTCTCTACGAACTCGAATTCGAACTCACCAATACGGACAATAGTCCCCTCTACAGCTCCACGTTTACGAAGCTCTGCATCTACACCCATATGTCGCAAAGTCCGGGCGAGCTTTAGAATCGCATCATGTGTGCTAAGCTGCATACGTTTCAACATTTTCTCGATACGAGGGCTGTTGACCACATATGTTTCATTATCACGTGTAATGGTGAATGAGTTATCATTTTCCGCTTCTAGCTTATAAACCTTACGTTCAGTTGTTCCTGATACTTCTTCAACTACCGGTGCCACCGGAATACTATCAAGAATATCCGTTGCACGATATAACAGTTCCTGAACACCTTGACGGGTAAGCGAGGAGATTGGCATAATCTCAAGATCCGGACGCAGCTCAGCTACGCGTTCTCGGAAAGCGATGAGATTCTCTTCTGACTCTGGCATATCCATTTTATTCGCGGCCACGATCTGAGGACGATCAATTAGAGCCGCATTATATTGCTTCAGCTCGTCATTAATGAGAACCCAATCCTCGAAGGGATCACGCCCCTCTGAACCAGACATATCCACTACGTGAATAATGATCCGTGTACGTTCAACGTGACGTAGGAATTCATGACCAAGTCCTATGCCTTCACTAGCTCCCTCAATTAATCCTGGCAGATCCGCCATTACAAAGCTTCGTCCATCCCCAACATCTACTACACCTAAGTTCGGTGTAATCGTAGTGAAATGGTATGCACCAATCTTTGGTTGAGCTGCGGATACGACCGACAGTAGCGTAGATTTGCCCACACTCGGGAAGCCTACAAGTCCCACATCAGCCATAACCTTAAGTTCCATAACAATATACCGTTCTTGACCCTCTTCGCCGTTCTCTGCTAGCTCTGGAGCCTTATTAGATGTTGTTGCAAAACGAGCATTCCCACGACCCCCACGACCCCCACGGGCAACAACAACTTGCTGACCATGACGAGTCAAATCGGCGATGACCTCTTGAGTATCATCGTCAATTAACATGGTTCCAGGTGGAATCCGAACGATCATATGATCAGCGTTCGCCCCATGCTGACTTCTGTTACGTCCTTTAATCCCTTTGTCCGCTTTAAAATGGCGCTGATAACGGAAATCCATCAGCGTACGCAAGCCCTCATCTACGCGGAAGATAACGTCGCCACCACGGCCACCGTCACCACCTGCTGGGCCACCATCCGGTACATACTTTTCCCGACGAAACGCAACGATACCATCCCCGCCGTCTCCGGCCTTAACATAAATCTTAGCTTTATCTACGAACATTAATGTTCACCTTCCTCACATTTCAAGCGGCAAACGCAGCTCTACATAAGCCTTGCTGGGCTTAAACTGCTCCGCTTTCATGATTTTCCCTTGTACTATATTATAAATTTGCCCTTTGAGCTGCTCGGGATTGCCATGCTCTCCCTCACCTTCGAAGGAGATAAGAATGTCTCCTCCATCCTGAATAAAGCCAAGACGCAGCTTGCGCGTTTCACCCTGAGGAGCCAGTCCGTTATATTGATAAGCTCGTACGGTCTGCATGATCACTGAAGTCAGCTCATCTCCTGCTTCCCGGTTTAGCTTCTCCTCCAGTTGCAATCCTTCCTCCACTTGAACTTCCAGTTCCAGACTAGTCCGGTAAGTTCGGAAAGATTGGATATAGAAGACCAATGAAGGAATGCCCAGCTTAGCGATACGACTATCAAGCGCTATGCGTTCCTTTATTCTTTCCACACACTCCACGGATTTATCAGGTTTTCCAAGCTGAATATATCCGTAAAGAATCTGCAAATCATTCATCCAATCATGACGATGATGATTCAGTGTCCGAATCGCCGCCTGTTGCAGAGTGTTCTCTTGTATGCGCAGTTCCCGTTCCCAATGACGCTGATTCCAAATCAAACTGAATGCAATCGTTACTGCTACCCAAATTCCAAGCAACAGACACGTCAAAAGGGAGGTATGCCAATACACGAGTCCTAAAGGAAGCATTACGGATAACATGACTGCCCAGATTGCACTTTTCCAGGATTTCATTCTTTCTCCCCGTCCCTCAGTTCGCAAAATTCATGACTTCGTTTAGATTATTGTCCTCACCAATTACCATTTCCTAGTATAACACAGCAATTCCCTGTAGTTCACCAGAGATAACCATGAGATTTTCATATATGTCTAAGGATGTTTATGCTTTCTTAAAACTCTGAAGGTCTACGTTTCTAAAGTGCTCAAAGAGGTATCCACAAATGATTCTGAATATTCTACAAAAAAGCCTCCGGCACTCATGCCGGAGGCTTCTACATGCAAATATGGTTCCGTAAGCTTACGCTTCCAGTGCCGCTGCTACCGGAGCGACATCAACTGGGTATACGCTCACTTTTTTGCGATCGCGGCCCCAACGTTCGAACTTCACTACGCCATCCACCAATGCGAACAACGTATCATCTTTACCGATGCCTACGTTAGTGCCTGGGTGAATTTTTGTTCCGCGTTGACGAACCAAGATGTTACCGCCGGTTACTGCTTGACCGTCAGCACGTTTCACGCCAAGACGTTTGGAATGGGAATCCCGTCCGTTTTTTGTGGAACCTACACCTTTTTTCGATGCGAACAATTGAAGATTCAATTTCAACATGTTGTCAACCTCCTTCTTTAAATATTTACTTGCTCTATTTGAAGATACTTTCCGTATGATTCTGCGATATCATTTAGCATCACGACCATGGATTCAAGCAGCAACTGCACCTTCGCGGAAGTATCGAAATCATCAATGGAACTTAATGTTCCACTTAGAAATCCGTTCTTCATGGACGTATCCATGGAGATTCCGGTCAAAGTCTCAATCGAATTGACGGTTCCAACCGTTACGGCCGAAACTCCGGCACATACGATATCTTCGCCACGCTTAGCATAACCCGCGTGCCCTTTTACCTCAAAGCCAACGATAGTTCCTAGATCCGAAGATCGTGTAATCCGTACGTTAATCATTCACGCACCTTCTTACGCTTGAATCTTCTCGATAGTTACTTTCGTGTACGGTTGACGATGGCCTTGTTTCTTGTGGTAGTTCTTCTTAGGTTTGTATTTGTAAACTACAACCTTAGCGCCTTTACCATGTTTCTCGACTTTAGCTGTTACAGACGCGCCGCTTACGAGCGGAGTTCCTGCAGTCAGACCACCTTCGTTAGAAACAGCCAATACACGGTCAAAAGTTACACTTGCGCCGTCTTCAGCTTCCAACTTCTCAATGAACAAAACATCGCCCTCTTGGACTTTGTATTGTTTACCGCCAGTTTCGATAATTGCATACATTTTACTTGCACCTCCTCATGTCTCAGACTCGCCTAGTCTAGGTGGCAGATTCCCGTGGGAACTACACTTATGTACCCGATCGGAGCGGTTACAGCATGTGCAGGATCGAATGAATCAAACACATACTTGAAGATATTATCATACTTATCGCCCATCGTCAACTCATTCCATCCATTCTCCAACTTTCCCAGTCCCTCCGCAGCACTGACACAGGATAGGTGCGAAGCTGGCTGAATCATGTCTTGCCTTCTTCCGAGTCATCTCGAGGAGACCGAGTCTTGTCCAACCGAGAATATGTGTTTTGGTTCGATCCTTGCAAATTACTTTCTCCAGCCGCTCGGTAACCATTTTCCGGTGTATTTCTTCTTCCATATCAATAAAATCAACAATAATGATTCCGCCCGTATCTCGTAAACGAATCAGACGACCAATCTCCTCTGCTGCAAGCAAATTAGTGTTCGTCACCGTCTCTTCAAGCGATGCTCCTCCAATGTATTGCGCGGTGTTAACGTCAATAACCGTGAGCGCCTCCGTCTCATCCCAGATCATTGTAGCTCCGCCCTCCAGCGTGATCTTGCGACTGAAGCTCTTGTGTAGCTGTTCCTGAACACCATATGCTGTAAAGATGGACTCCGATCCATTATACAAACTTACAGGCTTGTACCCATCAGGTGCCATGTCATCCAGAAATGCCGTGGCTTCTTTAACTGCAGCTAAAGAATCTATAATCAACTGATCACGCTGTGGATTAAATGCATCTCTTATAAAGCGCTGAACAATACTAAGATCACGATGCAATAGAGCCGGAGCTTCTGCGGTTTGTGCCCGACGTGTAATGTTATCCCATTGCGCACGTAAAAAAGAAAGATCACCTTCCACCGCTTCATGCGGCTCATCCTGAGAGACGGTCCGCATAATAAGCCCCTCTTCGTTCATACGTAGGCGTTCACCAATTCCTTTGAGCCGGCTGCGTTCTGCATCACGACTTATTTTTTTGGAAACACCTACATAATCTGCAAAAGGCATGTACACCATCCAGCGACCAGGCAACGTATAATGGGTCGTTACACGTGCACCTTTGCCGCCGCTAGGCTCTTTTCTTACTTGTACAACAATATCCTGACCAGGCTGCAAAAGCGTCTCGATAGAGGGCTTCACATCCGGCTGTTTATCCAAATGAGGGTGCAATACATCATCAACATATAAAAAAGCATTCTTCTTCTGTCCAATGTCAACAAAAGCAGCCTGCATACCTGGAAGTACGTTGATCACACGGCCTTTATAATAACTTCCGACCAGCCCTTGCTGCTGATCGCGTTCAGCCGCGTACTCCACAAGCCTTCCGTTCTCCAGAAGAGCCATTCGGGTAATGTGCTGCGTGCAGTGAACGATCATCTGTTTCATGGCTTCACCTCTGGTTTCGTTCATTCATTCATCCCTTTTCACTC contains the following coding sequences:
- the pheA gene encoding prephenate dehydratase codes for the protein MKSIAVLPQGSVSHEALLHLFNGEPVKIVHHKLISDVFLSTAGGITDYSVIPIENTIEGSVSLHIDWLINEVDLPMQAEWIFPSIQNLIAHPLEFRDTNGNKDFTKMKKILSHPVAMAQCMQFVRKHAPWAELESVGSTSEAVEIVKNNPGKGWAAIGTALGAATHGLEIVDRKVTDHNNNYTRFVLVGPQKVDLPRSSNGVKTSVLVTLPEDFPGALHQVLAAFSWRKLNLSRIESRPTKKKLGTYYFYIDVLEPIESVLLPGAIEEISALGCQVRILGSYPTYTYEEEKAEVQ
- the thrB gene encoding homoserine kinase, which encodes MSKEIAPVMSTYGVARVKVPASTANLGPGFDTLGMALPLYAWIEMEEAEETVFHLYGDEMKGVARDKSNLLYQVAQMVFAEAGVAVPEISISMYSEIPLTRGLGSSASAIIGGMVAANTMIGSPLDDAKLFDMATQLEKHPDNVGASLFGGIITAVWDGAHADYVRLEPPQDLEVLVVIPEFELETTKARGVLPTEISVSDAVYNISRTSLMTASFASGRLDLISRAMQDRLHQPYRAALIPGMEKLLAEAPSHGALGIALSGAGPTLLCLVDRQETRKHELEAFLKNTMQEHGISAQTCWLMPCTSGVTSELLQRNEMQNVSFLDMIKGEVRS
- a CDS encoding homoserine dehydrogenase — protein: MKPVKVGLLGLGTVGTGVVRIVEGNQEDLSSQVGSPILIERIAVNNSNKPRDIEVDPAKITTDPWDVIRDPEIDVIVEVMGGIDGTKEYILEALERGKHVVTANKDLMALHGSEILAKAQEKQCDVFYEASVAGGIPIIRTLIEGFSSDKIMKIIGIVNGTTNYILTKMSQEGASYSDVLKEAQDLGYAEADPTSDVEGLDAARKMAILGTLGFRTNVELHDVSVSGISEVSKADIAFAKRLGYEIKLLGIAERQDEEFSISVQPTLIRASHPLASVNGVFNAVYVYGEAVGETMFYGAGAGAMPTATSVVADLVAIIKNLKLGVNGLKQKVPYKQKKLKSDEDIFYKNFLLLHVDDKAGVLAKITQVFAEYDVSLDSVVQQANPNNPDAEIIIVTHNASKASMNKVLRHFKELKVIHRIKSHYRVEG
- a CDS encoding ACT domain-containing protein encodes the protein MKERYYLVREDILPDAVLKTMQVKQLLEAGDAKTVHEGVEQVGLSRSAFYKYKDGIHLIHQLERERIVTISMDLEHESGMLSKVLGSVAGHGANVLTIHQSIPLQGRANVVISVEISHLNEELGEMLDSLKDIPGVKRALIVGQG
- a CDS encoding SPFH domain-containing protein; protein product: MAIIEVVKYDGPPGIFAWKYPNQELGTWTQLIVNESQEAILFKGGQALDSFTAGRHTLSTANIPILSNIVNLPFGGKSPFTAEVWYVNKTNSMNVKWGTSAPLQLQDPKYKIMISVRSFGQFGVKVDNPRKFLLQLVGTLPQFDHDTLVNYFRGLLMSNINELISSYLVHKQISILEINAYVAEISKHIQGRLASTFLDNGLELNNFYIDSINIPDDDPATIRLKEALAKKAEMDIIGFNYQQERGFNTMEKAAGNPGNLGVGMMNTGMGLGLGMGFAGPAMDMVTRMTRGMSFDSGTTVVRQERSCSKCGVMNSVEGRFCSGCGHALESIQQSTPSGNKINCLECGHELKAGAKFCPGCGNPYRACPTCGADNPEGASSCVSCGKEMPKACGKCGEMVSPGVKFCPHCGDSLVIKCGGCGHELKPGQKFCAECGTKAG
- the obgE gene encoding GTPase ObgE; translation: MFVDKAKIYVKAGDGGDGIVAFRREKYVPDGGPAGGDGGRGGDVIFRVDEGLRTLMDFRYQRHFKADKGIKGRNRSQHGANADHMIVRIPPGTMLIDDDTQEVIADLTRHGQQVVVARGGRGGRGNARFATTSNKAPELAENGEEGQERYIVMELKVMADVGLVGFPSVGKSTLLSVVSAAQPKIGAYHFTTITPNLGVVDVGDGRSFVMADLPGLIEGASEGIGLGHEFLRHVERTRIIIHVVDMSGSEGRDPFEDWVLINDELKQYNAALIDRPQIVAANKMDMPESEENLIAFRERVAELRPDLEIMPISSLTRQGVQELLYRATDILDSIPVAPVVEEVSGTTERKVYKLEAENDNSFTITRDNETYVVNSPRIEKMLKRMQLSTHDAILKLARTLRHMGVDAELRKRGAVEGTIVRIGEFEFEFVENSSYY
- a CDS encoding Spo0B domain-containing protein, yielding MKSWKSAIWAVMLSVMLPLGLVYWHTSLLTCLLLGIWVAVTIAFSLIWNQRHWERELRIQENTLQQAAIRTLNHHRHDWMNDLQILYGYIQLGKPDKSVECVERIKERIALDSRIAKLGIPSLVFYIQSFRTYRTSLELEVQVEEGLQLEEKLNREAGDELTSVIMQTVRAYQYNGLAPQGETRKLRLGFIQDGGDILISFEGEGEHGNPEQLKGQIYNIVQGKIMKAEQFKPSKAYVELRLPLEM